Genomic window (Lycium barbarum isolate Lr01 chromosome 2, ASM1917538v2, whole genome shotgun sequence):
GGGTCAGATCATGCCCCTCTTCATTTAGTTTGTGATGATGCGTCACAGATAATAAGGAAACCATTTAAGTTTTTGAATTTCTGGACCAATCATCCTACTTTTCAGAATATTGTTAGACAAAATTGGCAGGCTGATTTTGAGGGTAATCCTTTCTTTACTTATCATCATAAACTGAAGAAAGTAAAGAAGGCTTTATCTCAGTGGAGTAAAGATACATATGGAGAtatttttcagcatatttctACACTAGAGGATACTATTAAAATAAAGGAGTTACAGTTTGAATTGGCACCTAATCTTACAAACAAGGAGGAACTTCATAAAGAGCAGGCTGAACTGTGTAGATTTCTTTATTTGGAGGAAGAATATTGGAAGCAAAAAGCAGGAATGAAATGGTTTAAAGATGGGGACAGGAACACTAAGTTTTTCCATTCCTATGTTACAGGGAAGAGGAAGAAATTAGCAGTGCAAAGGATTCAAAATCAAAATGGGGATTGGCTTACCTCATCTGAAGATATGGGCAGTGAAGCAGTGAGATTCTACCAGGACCAATTTCACGAGGAAAGTATGCCAACAAACTTCACATTACTGAAGAACATTCCCAAATTGATTACAAATGAACAGAACCATAGATTGGAGCAACTACCTGATAAAGAAGAAGTTAGAAAGGCAGTTTTCAGTCTTAATGCAGAAAGTGCAACTGGTCCAGATGGTTTTACAGGACAATTCTATCAGAAATGCTGGGATATTGTAGGAGATGACATTACGTTAATGGTGAGGGCCTTTTTCTGTGGGTATGAAATTCCACAATTCATAACTCACACAAATTTGGTCCTAATTCCCAAAAAGGAGCAGGTTAATACTTTTGGTGATATGAGACCTATTAGTCTGAGTACATTTGCCAATAAGATTCTTTCAAGAGTTATGCATGAGAGATTAGTGGGTTTTCTACCTAACCTCATATCACCTAATCAGACTGGTTTTATCAAAGGGAGGAGCATAGCTGAAAATGTTTTACTGGCACAGGAAATCATCAGAGATATCATGCTGAGAGCCAAACATGTTAATGTGGTCATCAAGCTTGACATGGATAAGGCATATGATAGATTATCTTGGTTATTTTTAACTAAGGTACTGAGGGAGTTTGGTTTCAGTGAGGTGATAATAGATATGGTATGGAGATTAGTATCTAATAACTGGTACTCAGTACTAATTAATGGTCAAAGTCATGGTTTTTTCAAGTCAACTAGGGGAGTGAAATAGGGagatccactatcacccatacTATTTATACTAGCAGCAGAGGTTCTATCCAGAAGTCTTAATGTATTACATGAGAAAGCCAAATTTATTGGTTATGGTTTACCTAAATGGAGTCCTCAAGTGGTCCATTTATcctatgcagatgatacaatTCTATTTTGTTCAGGAGATAGAACATCTCTAAGGATGATGATAAAGAGATTAAGGAAGTATGAAGCTGCTTCTGGACAGATGATAAACATGGAGAAGAGTAGCTTTTATCTACATCACAAGGTGGAGCATCACATTGAAAGAAGAATTCAAAGAATTACAAATATGAGAAAGGGCATTTTTCCATTCCCATATTTGGGTTGTCCTGTGTTTTATGGAAGAAGGAAGATCATATATTTTGCTGAACTGGTAAAAATGGTAATGAAGAAGATGCTCACATGGCAGAATAGATTTCTCTCATTGGGTGGTAGGTACATTCTCATTAATCATGTCTTACAAACTATTCCAATATATTTGCTATCTGCTATAAACCCTTTGTCAGGCATAATTAAGCAACTGCATAAGATGTTTGCAAAGTTTTTCTGGAATAATGCAACAGGGAGTAAAAACAAACATTGAATTGCATGGGATAAACTCTGTTTACCTAAAGAGGAAGGGGGAATTGGATTCACATCTTTTGATGATATCTCTAATGCTCTTTTTGCTAAATTGTGGTGGAATTTTAGAACTTCACATAGTTTATAGAGTGCATACATGTGGAATAAGTATTGTAAAAAGATGCATCCTGTGATAGCACAAGGGAGGGGAGGCTCAACcatatggaagaagatgattgAGGTTAGGGAACAGGTTGAACATAACATCTGGTGGCAGCTGAGGGATGGTAGTTCTAGTTTTTGGTTTGAAAATTGGACCAAACTAGGTGCTTTATACTATGTGATCCCTGAATCTAATATGGAAGAAGAAATAGAGGTGAAGAACTTTTTGGAGGCTGGAAGGtggaatttggagaaattgtCTGAATTTTTGCCTGAGGATATAGTTCTTCATATTCAAGAGCAAATTCCAGTACCTAATGGGGATAAAGGAAATGACACACCTTGGTGGCAGTTGACAACAAATGGATCCTTTTCAGTTAAATCAGCTTGGGATTTTATGAGGCAAAGAGAGGAAAAAAGGGAAGTATTCAAATATATATGGGATAAAGGAGTTCCAACAAAGATTAATTTCTTTATGTGGAGGGTTTGGAAAGGAAGGATTGCTATAGATGACATAATGAAGAGGATGCAAATTGCTCTTCCTTCAAGATGTTGGTGCTGTTCCAATCCACAACAAGAAACCATGTCCCATTTATTTCTAACCTCTCCAATAGCTGAAAAGCTATGGAGAATGTTTGCTTCTTGTGCAGGTCTTATCATTGAAGGAAGGCAACTGAGTCAGGTTATACTATCATGGTGGACAACTGAGGCGAACCCTCAGTTACAGACTATACTCAGAGCAGTACCAGCAATTATCATGTGGGAGATTTGGAAAAGAAGAAATGCTATCAAACATGGGGCTAATGTTACATTTACTAGATTACAATATCAAGTTTCACATACTATTCATCAGTTATGTAAAACTCGATACCCCTGGCTGCGTAACATTTCCATGGATTGGACAGCTTTGGTTCAATACCTAGGCAACTACAAACCTAAATTGTTTTATGCCAAAGTATTATGGAACAAACCCAATCAAGGAATTCTAAAATGCAACATGGATGGGGCTAGTAGAGGAAATCCAAGGAGAAGCTCTTATGCTTTTTGTATGAGAAATCATAATGGAGATCTTATATATGCACAAGCAGAGGAAATTCACGTGACCACAAATATGGAAGCAGAGGCAGTGGCAATCAGGCAAGCTTTAATTTATTGCAGAACTCAACAAATAAGAGGAATACAACTGGAAACTGATTCAAAGGTTCTTCAACAAATCATTCAAAAACAATGGAAGCCTCCATAGGAGCTCATAGAAGTGATAGAAGCTATTCAAAGGGATATGATTCTTTGTCAAGCACAGATAAGACACATTTTCAGAGAAGGGAATCAATTAGCTGACTGTTTGGCTAATTTTTCACTAGAAAATAGTGGGAAATTTCAAGCAGCTCATTTTAATGATTTACCTACAACAGCTAAGAAGATTCTTAATATGGACAAAGCACAAATTCCATATTTAAGGATACGAACCAGGCGAATCCGGATTGAATGAAAACAATAAGAGATCTCTTCAATGAAAGCGGCCATGGATTCTCAGCTGCAATAGGGACAAATCAACACCAAATCAACTGCAAAGAGGACCAAATCTTACAAAGGAGACGGCTCATATGGAGATCCAAGCTCAGATATTCAATTAAAGAAACAGGATTTGGGATCGTTTTGGGTGTTTTGGAGAGAGAAGCTCCTGTTATGCTTATCATTTTCCCATTTCCCCGTTCTGTTGTCTGTTATTTGATTTGAAACACTACTTTGCTTtctttattaaataaataaaaggtcCACTAAGTCCTCTTAGTGGAaagttacttaaaaaaaaaaaaaacacaactccaaatccaaaataccaaataaagtgaaaaatatttgattttcatggccaaacgcctactaagagaATCATGATTTTTGtgtttcttaaattccgtgccaaagcaaaaccagacaaacaaattaaaatagaAAGAGTATTTCTTATGGTGAAGGCTTATTTATGACTATAGAAAAAATTTATTTATGAGGAATGACGAGAGCTATAATTAAATAAGATATTTTCTCTAATTCTTTCtatcaataatttttttaatttacacaagATTTATTTGTTTTATAATTAATTCCATGATAAaaatttaaaagagaaaaaaaaaccaTAATATTAAAAagcaaaaaaaggaaaaagttgATATTTAGAGGGTAAAATAAATATTCAGCCAGTTGAGTGACCTTTTAAGTATTGTATATATACTTAAGTGACTATGTAATAGGTAGGTTACTTTTTCTATAGAATTATGATAAAAATAGGAAAAGTTAGGCGATCTATTGAGTTCCACTGAATCTAAAAGCAAAATTTGGAAAAGCAATTGAACCAAGATAACAAGAAATGAAAATTGGAAAAGGAGGGAGAAGGCATAGTTGGGACTTTTACCCAATTTTTAGAAGTGGGACCCACAAAGTCGACTTGGCAGATAATGAGAGGAGCCTCATACAACTTTTGTCTGCCACATAATATGTGTGCCTCACACATTGTAAAAAAATTCAGTTCCACCTATTCTTATTTCTTATAGCCGCAAGGACCCTTGGTCTGTGTTCGTACCTCTTAGATGTGACATATTGAAGTTTGAAGCTTATTTGATCTCCTGTgctattttatttttgtaaacATTGCAAAGAAGGTGGGTGTATCGATTTGATAAGTCACGGTcgattttgatattttgatttcAATATAGGCATTTGTATTTACTATACCACTGTAATTGAAAATTTGATGAATAGCAATGTTGTCTCACTGATTTGATATTAGCTGAAACAACTTGAAGCTAAACACTCATATCTACATGACGAATTTAGAGTTTAGACTACCAACTAATAAATACATCAATTAATTCTGCACACACTTCTCCTGAAACCCTCTGTCTAGTATGTAAGTAAAATAACTTACAAAGAGATGGAAACTTAGACAAACGAAGCAAATCTACTTTGCTTATCTCTCCAACCAAAGACACTACACGGTACATTGGCCCCTGTAGTATAATAATAAAATtcacatatttgaaaactagatGAAAAAATATTACTAAGTCTGCATAACtagtactactccctccgtcccaaaaagattgtccttttTTGACc
Coding sequences:
- the LOC132628400 gene encoding uncharacterized protein LOC132628400, which gives rise to MHPVIAQGRGGSTIWKKMIEVREQVEHNIWWQLRDGSSSFWFENWTKLGALYYVIPESNMEEEIEVKNFLEAGRWNLEKLSEFLPEDIVLHIQEQIPVPNGDKGNDTPWWQLTTNGSFSVKSAWDFMRQREEKREVFKYIWDKGVPTKINFFMWRVWKGRIAIDDIMKRMQIALPSRCWCCSNPQQETMSHLFLTSPIAEKLWRMFASCAGLIIEGRQLSQVILSWWTTEANPQLQTILRAVPAIIMWEIWKRRNAIKHGANVTFTRLQYQVSHTIHQLCKTRYPWLRNISMDWTALVQYLGNYKPKLFYAKVLWNKPNQGILKCNMDGASRGNPRRSSYAFCMRNHNGDLIYAQAEEIHVTTNMEAEAVAIRQALIYCRTQQIRGIQLETDSKVLQQIIQKQWKPP